The Crocosphaera subtropica ATCC 51142 genome includes a window with the following:
- a CDS encoding DUF2092 domain-containing protein, producing MSSLWKKSLLFSLVSVSLLAIPQRITAQTKSEIEPQAIALIKSMSDRLTATDSMTFTAVSTYESPSRLGPPLVYTTISEVTLQRPNQLKVITPGDGPANEFYYDGQTITAYSPAENLVAVADAPATLDAALKLAYDSAAIYFPFTDVIVSNPYQDIREGLQIAFVVGQSSVVGGTTTDIVAVANDTIFAQIWIGAEDKLPRMIRAVYRDDPSRLRHQVEFSDWQLDIPVSAGDFTSSEAKKATTIPFAPPEPPNSTSTDTTSPTQSE from the coding sequence ATGTCTAGTTTATGGAAAAAATCTCTTCTTTTCTCCTTAGTCAGTGTTAGTTTACTGGCTATTCCCCAGAGAATAACCGCCCAAACAAAGAGTGAAATTGAACCTCAAGCGATCGCCTTAATCAAGTCCATGAGTGATCGCCTAACGGCTACCGATTCAATGACTTTTACTGCCGTCAGCACCTACGAAAGTCCCAGTCGCCTTGGCCCTCCTCTGGTTTACACCACGATTTCAGAAGTTACCTTACAACGACCCAATCAATTAAAAGTGATTACCCCTGGAGATGGGCCAGCTAACGAATTTTATTACGATGGTCAGACAATCACTGCCTACTCTCCTGCTGAAAATCTGGTGGCGGTGGCTGATGCGCCAGCAACCCTTGATGCTGCCTTAAAATTAGCCTATGATTCTGCGGCCATCTATTTTCCTTTCACTGATGTCATTGTTAGCAATCCCTATCAAGATATCAGAGAAGGACTACAAATTGCCTTTGTTGTAGGTCAATCTAGCGTGGTGGGGGGAACCACAACGGATATTGTCGCGGTGGCCAATGACACTATTTTTGCCCAAATTTGGATTGGGGCTGAAGATAAGCTACCTCGCATGATTCGGGCCGTCTATCGAGATGATCCTTCAAGACTACGGCATCAAGTGGAGTTTTCTGATTGGCAGCTAGATATTCCGGTTTCTGCGGGGGATTTTACCTCTTCCGAAGCAAAAAAGGCTACCACCATTCCTTTTGCACCCCCTGAACCCCCAAATTCTACTTCCACGGATACAACATCACCAACTCAATCTGAATAG
- a CDS encoding DUF1254 domain-containing protein produces MTPLSEEQAFNLGVEAYIFGYPLILMDITQAITTAVSSSQGFKAPINQFAHLKAFPDASFTAVVSPNADTLYSSAWLDLSAEPIILSVPDTGGRYYLMPMLDAWTNIFASPGKRTTGTKKGDFAILPPNWTGELPEGVQKIQSPTSMVWIIGRTQTNGKADYEAVHAIQDLYQLTPLSQWEKSYQPPTHVPVTDGIDTQTPPVEQVKNLDAASFFTRMCRLMTANPPALKDQEIGKKLAEIGLIPDENFDLKALDPVIIKGLERSISVAHEQVVKAGQTPKAEVKNNWLMTYDLGSYGTDYLHRAGVAWVGLGANLPEDAIYPLTRVDKEGNPLSGEHDYVIHFESEEIPPVNAFWSITMYNNQQFFVDNPLNRYAIGDRDNLNFNDDGSLDIFISHESPGENKEGNWLPSPSDHFNLIMRLYSPKAPVLEKIWSPPPVKGVS; encoded by the coding sequence ATGACCCCTTTATCAGAAGAACAAGCTTTTAACTTAGGCGTTGAAGCCTATATCTTCGGTTATCCTTTAATTTTAATGGATATTACCCAAGCAATCACAACGGCCGTCTCTTCCTCCCAAGGATTTAAAGCCCCGATTAACCAATTTGCCCACTTAAAAGCCTTTCCTGATGCTTCCTTTACAGCAGTGGTGAGTCCCAATGCCGATACGTTATATTCCTCTGCTTGGCTTGATCTTTCGGCTGAACCCATCATTTTGAGTGTTCCCGATACAGGAGGACGTTACTATTTAATGCCCATGCTAGACGCTTGGACAAATATTTTTGCTTCCCCCGGTAAACGGACGACAGGCACAAAAAAAGGGGATTTTGCCATTTTACCGCCCAATTGGACGGGAGAACTTCCTGAAGGAGTACAGAAAATTCAGTCACCAACCTCCATGGTTTGGATTATTGGACGAACACAGACGAACGGAAAAGCCGATTATGAAGCAGTTCACGCCATCCAAGACCTATATCAGCTAACCCCGTTGAGTCAATGGGAGAAATCTTATCAACCGCCCACCCATGTCCCGGTTACGGACGGAATTGATACCCAAACTCCCCCCGTTGAACAGGTCAAAAACCTCGATGCGGCTTCTTTTTTCACTCGAATGTGTAGGTTGATGACAGCGAATCCTCCTGCCCTTAAGGACCAAGAAATAGGGAAAAAATTGGCAGAAATTGGTTTAATCCCCGATGAAAACTTTGATTTAAAAGCACTTGATCCCGTAATCATCAAAGGACTTGAGCGTAGTATTTCTGTTGCCCATGAACAAGTGGTCAAAGCCGGCCAAACCCCTAAAGCAGAGGTCAAAAATAACTGGTTAATGACCTATGACTTGGGAAGCTACGGAACAGACTATTTACACCGTGCAGGAGTCGCCTGGGTTGGGTTAGGAGCAAATTTGCCTGAAGATGCCATCTATCCCTTGACACGAGTTGACAAGGAGGGCAACCCCTTGAGTGGGGAACATGATTATGTCATTCATTTTGAATCAGAAGAAATCCCCCCTGTTAATGCCTTTTGGTCGATTACGATGTACAATAACCAACAATTTTTTGTCGATAATCCTCTTAACCGTTATGCCATCGGCGATCGCGATAATTTGAACTTTAATGACGATGGTTCTCTCGATATTTTCATCTCCCATGAGTCTCCTGGAGAAAATAAGGAAGGGAACTGGTTGCCCTCACCGTCAGATCATTTCAATCTCATTATGAGGTTATATTCCCCTAAAGCACCCGTCTTAGAGAAAATCTGGTCCCCTCCCCCAGTTAAGGGTGTTTCCTAA
- a CDS encoding arylsulfatase: MALQEYKPGTAFSGVIGRTVDQSSPAWPEPLRAKKGTPNVLFIVLDDTGFGQFGCYGSPIKTPNLDALAANGLRYNNLHTTALCSPSRSCIMTGRNHHSNAMACITEGSTGYPGSNGNIPFENGFLSEILLQKGYNTYAIGKWHLTPADQLSAAGPYDRWPLGRGFERYYGFLGGDTHQYYPALVYDNHQVHPDKTPEEGYHFNADIADKAISFIADSKQIAPDKPFFMYFCPGAMHAPHHVPKEWADAYAGQFDDGWEAYREKVFARQKEMGIVPQNAELSRHDPDVPHWDSLSADEKRLYARMMEVFAGFFTHTDYHIGRLLDFLKNIGEFENTIIMVISDNGASAEGGLQGSINETLFFNNVPETLEDNLKEIDKLGGPETFNHYPWGWTWAGNTPFRRWKRETYRGGISDPLIVHWPQGIKAKGEIRTQYAHAIDLVPTVLELLEIDPPTTIRGVTQSPIEGVSFAHTLDNAEAPSKHITQYFEMMGHRSLYYDGWRAVCPWPGPSFTEAGKPFGVPIAKDTLTELDAHHWELYHIAEDFAENHNIAADNRAKLIEMVATWYVEAGKYNVLPVDGRGVQRLAEERPQIAEARTRYTYYPNTQEIPSNSAVRVLNRLHSITADVEIPQGGAEGVLLAHGGNDGGYAFYVKGGKLHWVHNYLARSLYHLQSKESIPEGRHQLRFEFEPTGQVDLATGKGAPGRAQLYIDEKLVGQTDVSVTIPLNIGVSSGLTCGFAPGSPVTPDYEPPFKFTGKIYTVVVDVSGDLIHDHEAEMRTIMARQ, translated from the coding sequence ATGGCTTTGCAAGAATATAAACCTGGAACCGCTTTTTCTGGGGTTATCGGACGAACTGTAGATCAATCTAGCCCTGCTTGGCCAGAACCATTACGGGCAAAAAAAGGCACCCCCAACGTTTTGTTTATTGTCCTCGATGATACTGGATTTGGACAATTTGGGTGTTATGGAAGTCCCATAAAAACCCCTAATTTAGATGCCTTAGCTGCTAATGGTTTGCGTTATAACAATCTACATACGACAGCCTTATGTTCTCCCTCTCGTTCCTGTATTATGACGGGACGTAATCACCATTCCAACGCTATGGCCTGCATTACAGAAGGTTCAACGGGCTATCCAGGCAGTAATGGCAACATTCCCTTTGAAAATGGCTTTTTATCAGAAATATTGCTACAAAAAGGTTATAATACCTATGCGATCGGCAAATGGCATTTAACCCCTGCCGATCAACTGTCGGCCGCCGGTCCCTACGATCGCTGGCCGTTGGGACGGGGTTTTGAGCGATATTACGGCTTTTTAGGGGGAGATACCCATCAATACTACCCCGCTCTCGTCTATGATAACCACCAAGTCCATCCTGACAAAACACCAGAAGAAGGTTATCACTTTAACGCAGATATTGCGGACAAAGCCATAAGCTTTATTGCTGATTCTAAACAAATTGCCCCCGATAAGCCCTTTTTCATGTATTTTTGTCCTGGTGCGATGCACGCCCCCCATCATGTCCCCAAAGAGTGGGCAGACGCTTACGCCGGACAATTTGATGACGGTTGGGAAGCGTACCGAGAGAAAGTATTTGCCCGTCAGAAAGAAATGGGCATTGTTCCCCAAAATGCTGAACTGTCTCGTCATGATCCCGATGTTCCTCACTGGGATTCCCTCTCAGCCGATGAAAAAAGGCTTTATGCTCGCATGATGGAGGTTTTTGCGGGATTTTTCACCCATACAGATTATCATATCGGTCGTTTATTGGATTTTCTCAAAAATATTGGGGAATTTGAGAATACGATTATTATGGTCATTTCCGATAATGGAGCGAGTGCAGAAGGGGGACTGCAAGGCTCGATCAACGAAACCCTCTTTTTTAATAATGTCCCTGAAACCCTCGAAGATAATCTCAAAGAAATTGACAAACTCGGAGGACCCGAAACGTTTAATCATTATCCTTGGGGTTGGACTTGGGCAGGTAATACCCCTTTCCGACGTTGGAAACGAGAAACCTACCGAGGGGGTATTAGCGATCCCTTAATTGTGCATTGGCCCCAAGGGATTAAGGCAAAGGGCGAAATTCGGACCCAGTACGCCCATGCCATTGATTTAGTGCCAACGGTGCTGGAATTACTGGAAATTGACCCCCCAACCACCATTAGAGGGGTGACACAATCCCCCATTGAAGGGGTGAGTTTTGCCCATACCTTAGATAATGCCGAAGCACCAAGTAAGCATATTACCCAATATTTTGAGATGATGGGGCATCGTTCCCTCTATTATGACGGTTGGCGTGCTGTGTGTCCTTGGCCCGGTCCTTCTTTCACCGAAGCAGGGAAACCCTTTGGCGTTCCTATTGCTAAAGATACCCTAACCGAACTGGATGCCCATCACTGGGAACTGTATCACATTGCTGAAGATTTTGCCGAAAATCACAATATTGCAGCAGATAATCGGGCAAAACTCATCGAAATGGTGGCAACTTGGTATGTAGAAGCCGGCAAATATAATGTGTTACCCGTTGATGGCCGTGGTGTACAGCGTCTTGCAGAAGAACGACCTCAAATTGCGGAGGCTCGAACTCGCTATACTTACTATCCTAACACTCAAGAAATTCCCTCAAATAGTGCCGTCAGAGTGCTAAATCGTCTCCATAGTATCACGGCCGATGTGGAGATTCCTCAAGGGGGCGCAGAAGGGGTTTTACTCGCTCATGGAGGTAATGATGGGGGGTATGCTTTCTATGTCAAAGGGGGCAAACTGCACTGGGTTCATAATTATTTAGCGCGATCGCTCTATCATCTTCAATCAAAGGAATCGATCCCAGAAGGTCGTCATCAGTTACGCTTTGAGTTTGAACCCACTGGCCAAGTGGATCTCGCCACAGGAAAAGGTGCGCCAGGTCGCGCTCAATTGTATATTGACGAAAAATTAGTCGGACAAACGGACGTTTCGGTAACCATTCCTCTCAATATAGGAGTAAGTAGCGGTTTAACCTGTGGTTTTGCCCCTGGTTCTCCTGTCACTCCTGATTATGAACCGCCGTTTAAGTTTACGGGTAAAATTTATACTGTTGTTGTGGATGTCAGTGGCGATTTAATTCATGACCATGAAGCAGAAATGCGGACAATTATGGCCCGACAGTAG
- a CDS encoding metallophosphoesterase, whose amino-acid sequence MVNSEYYFISDLHIGGEGNLAVCDFETELIDFLQLLEGKTHSTELIILGDAFSFWEMTRTSPTAKLETIITQHPRLFEQFKRTGRNIKITLLPGNHDYELACYEEFKTTLQAYNITLEAKEAITRQIQGKTIWIEHGHQQDSFNRIADFGNPYATPIGYYIVSQIVDSLVERSSLGKYSWLKDIESVYPNEEIPYWFFSNYFYKEMSLWLRWVLLPFLLLLSVSLILLISAALEQVGIVNSGFFSRHWLEFLQNFGFAGKALEFTVNLVLFIDSLFLGSLILVMIPLLFVFRDIQKTLRRYGFKSKKHGLKSKQNSYLEAARQVFEQNPDVFAFVYGHTHHPSLTRIDPNSSYVLGDRYVINTGSWLKKLKRIPSIFRFFPAVYYPSFQLNYFKIFINNGKIEIFYECLPKEAESGLTLLEKLAIIGRKKQRFISLPQHTII is encoded by the coding sequence ATGGTTAATTCAGAATATTATTTCATCAGTGATCTTCATATTGGTGGTGAAGGCAACTTAGCCGTTTGTGATTTTGAAACAGAATTAATTGATTTTTTACAACTTCTAGAAGGTAAAACTCATTCTACAGAATTGATTATCCTCGGCGATGCTTTTAGCTTTTGGGAAATGACTCGTACTTCTCCTACAGCTAAATTAGAAACCATTATTACTCAGCATCCCAGATTATTTGAGCAGTTTAAACGCACAGGTCGAAATATCAAGATCACCTTGCTCCCAGGAAATCATGACTATGAACTGGCTTGTTATGAAGAGTTTAAAACAACTCTCCAGGCTTACAATATCACTTTAGAAGCGAAAGAAGCGATTACTCGTCAAATACAGGGGAAAACTATCTGGATCGAACACGGCCATCAACAAGACAGTTTCAATCGTATTGCTGATTTTGGTAATCCTTATGCTACCCCGATTGGCTACTATATTGTCAGTCAAATTGTAGATAGCTTAGTGGAAAGATCGAGCTTAGGTAAGTATAGCTGGCTTAAAGATATTGAATCTGTCTATCCTAACGAAGAAATCCCTTATTGGTTCTTCTCTAACTATTTCTATAAAGAGATGAGTCTCTGGTTACGTTGGGTTTTATTACCTTTTTTACTGTTATTAAGTGTGAGTCTTATCTTACTAATTAGTGCTGCCTTAGAACAAGTGGGGATAGTTAACAGTGGTTTCTTTTCTCGGCATTGGTTAGAATTTTTACAAAACTTTGGTTTTGCTGGCAAAGCTTTAGAATTTACTGTCAATTTAGTTTTGTTCATTGATAGTTTATTTTTAGGAAGCTTAATTTTAGTAATGATTCCTTTATTATTTGTTTTTAGAGATATTCAAAAAACTTTGCGTCGATATGGCTTTAAAAGTAAGAAACATGGACTAAAGAGTAAACAGAATTCTTATCTTGAAGCTGCCCGCCAAGTTTTTGAACAAAATCCAGATGTCTTTGCCTTTGTCTATGGACACACCCATCATCCTTCCTTAACTCGAATTGACCCTAATTCCAGCTATGTTTTAGGCGATCGCTATGTTATCAATACAGGGAGTTGGCTCAAAAAACTTAAGAGAATTCCCTCTATTTTTCGATTTTTCCCCGCTGTTTATTATCCTTCTTTTCAACTCAATTACTTTAAAATTTTCATTAATAATGGGAAAATTGAAATTTTCTATGAGTGTTTGCCCAAAGAAGCTGAATCAGGTTTAACCCTCTTAGAGAAGCTAGCAATAATAGGTCGAAAAAAACAAAGATTCATTTCACTTCCACAACATACTATTATTTAA
- a CDS encoding TnsD family Tn7-like transposition protein: MSIHEHSPTLQRPVSINKRVNWEERDKQIKLQVEEVVTQLLNLDIPQRITIGKIGTTTGLKAMLQQKLDKLPLTQAYLSEVTESVTEFQNRRIQWAITEIH, from the coding sequence ATGAGCATTCACGAGCATTCACCCACCTTACAGCGTCCTGTTTCTATCAATAAGCGAGTTAATTGGGAAGAACGAGATAAGCAGATTAAACTGCAAGTAGAAGAAGTGGTGACTCAACTGCTCAATCTTGATATTCCCCAACGCATAACCATCGGTAAAATTGGCACAACGACAGGTTTAAAAGCCATGTTGCAGCAAAAGCTGGATAAATTGCCTTTGACTCAAGCTTATCTCTCAGAAGTCACTGAATCAGTCACAGAATTCCAAAATCGACGCATTCAATGGGCAATTACCGAAATTCACTGA
- a CDS encoding TniQ family protein, with the protein MLCRYHLRSGNRSFRQTQIDLFNTAGKKQYYLGLPNNLVTLINKLPLGSNLTLNQLLQEHTLLPYYRTFLSNREVKRLQELMEGKESKSIAQIAKIPKSKLYYAEYLRFCPQCFRQDLQQYGETYWHRLHQVSGMWLYRNDKDWLNEHSRAFTHLTASCFYQ; encoded by the coding sequence GTGCTGTGTCGTTATCATCTCAGGAGTGGAAACCGTAGTTTTCGGCAGACACAGATTGATTTGTTTAACACAGCAGGAAAAAAGCAATATTATCTCGGATTACCGAACAATCTGGTTACTTTAATCAATAAGTTACCTTTAGGGTCAAATTTAACCCTTAATCAGTTATTACAAGAGCATACTTTATTACCCTATTATCGGACGTTTTTGAGCAATCGTGAGGTGAAACGGTTACAGGAATTGATGGAGGGTAAGGAAAGTAAATCGATTGCACAAATAGCGAAAATCCCTAAGTCAAAGCTGTATTATGCTGAATATCTGCGATTTTGTCCCCAATGTTTCAGGCAAGATTTACAGCAGTATGGGGAGACATATTGGCATCGTTTACATCAAGTTTCAGGGATGTGGCTGTATCGTAATGATAAAGATTGGTTAAATGAGCATTCACGAGCATTCACCCACCTTACAGCGTCCTGTTTCTATCAATAA